TTATCTCTGCCATTTTTTCATTAAACTCTGGAATTGTGTAGGCAGAGGCTGCTCCCCAAAACATAGCTTtgtattcttttcctttgtaGGTTTTGTTGAAATTGGCATACATATGCCTTAGACAAAATCTGTGCTCCACATTAGGCATGAGTTGCTTGAATGCTTCAATCAAACCCTGCAATAATCAATCACAAAGTTACAATCAATTTATGCAGTTAAAAATAAGGAATTTGTACAGTAAGAAATAAGGAAATTATGCAGTTACAATCAAGGAAAGAAGAATGAAGTTACAATTAGTGAGTAAAGTTACCTTTTGCCTATCAGACATGAAACACCATCCCCTCTCCTCAGGTCTTCCTATGATTGCCAACAGATTCTCTAAAAACCAAACCCAGCTATCTTTCAATTCAGCTTCCACAATGGCCATGCACAGAGGGTACATTTGGTTGTTGCCATCTCTAGTTGTTGCATGCATAAGTTGTCCACCATAAGGGCCTTTGAGGAAGCATGCATCTAAACCTATGAAAGGTCTGCAGCTAGCAAGGAACCCCTTAGCTTGAGCATCAAAGCAGATAAATAATCTTTGGAACACCACAGCTTGCTCATGCACAAGCCTGTCCACCTTCAAAAGGGCAGTTGACCCTGGGTTTTGCTTAACCAAAATCATACAGTAGTCTCTTAATCTCAAGTATTGTTCCTCATGATTCCCATGGATTACATTTAGAGCAGCTTTCTTGACTTTATAAGCCTTCTTGCTTGAGACATCTAGCATCCATTTCCTCCTAACATCGTTTTTAAGTGTCTTGACCTTTTTGTTTGGTTCATCAGTGAGCCCCTCCATGTATTTTTTGGCTATCCACTTAGATGTTGCATACTTGATGTATTTTCTGGTACAGCAATGGTTAGCACTCAATCTCTTAATCTGGAATGATTTCTCACCATGCACTGGGGATGCATGTAACCTAAAACCACACTTTTCTTGGCAAATAACAGTGACCCTACTAGATTCATTCTTTAAATATGTGTATTCACACCCTTCCCTAATgtggaactctttgaggagaCCTCTGAATGCAGTCACATTAGGGAAAACCATAACCTCCACTAGCTTGGGGTTCTTTATATCCTTAGCCTCATCAAACTCAAtgaatttcttctttcttttgtgcccaccttcctcctcctcctcatcgtTTGATAAACATCTTACGTCATCACTTTTATCACTAAGTTCTCCTTCCTCATTCATAATCTCAATGGCTGGTTCATTAATAACCACCACTCCAACTCCTTGTTCAAcctcttcatcatcttccaGGTCATCCTCATCTGAGTCAATAAAGCCACTAAAACTGTCATCATCACTGTTATCTCCACTTTCATCACCATTGTCATCACCCCTGTCCCACACTTTATCAGACTCATCATCTTCATCAACTGGACCAGTTGGTATTATGCCTTGATCAAGTTCAGCTATGTCATCAGGGGCAACTAAGTCATCAAGGTCAATCAGGTCATCAATTTGTCCACTATGGTCAGCCTTAGTCAAACTAGATTCCTCTTCATCACTAGGTTTCTTGTGCTCCATCATAGGGTTATGGACATATACATCAATCACATTTGAGTTGTTGTCCTTGTGCATTGCAAACATATCTAACATAGTTTTATCAGAGGTTATAGCCACCAACCCATCATCCATAGTTTGAGTTGGAGCCTTTTGGTACATCTCACAGACATCAGGACACTCAAATTCCTTAAGTATAGACTTTAGGTCAAAGTAGGACAGCATGTTAGGGTCAATTGTAACTGGGACCACTTTCCCCCCAACATACTTTTTTGGGGGTCCCTTAGATATATAACCTCCATGGTAAAATACCAGATTAACTACTGGAAAATCCATTTGAAATCtgaaaagcaaaaccaaaaaagaacagaaacaaTGGTCAATTATTGCCTTTGTTTGGACAAAGACAGACATGGAGGACCAAACGACTTCAATTAATGCATAATGGGGGGGACCAGTTACAGAGAAATGCTTTAAAGGGCCATACCaaacacaaaacaacaaaagcccCAATTTTTAAAACATCCAAGTCAACGACATAATACAATAAACAACAGATTCCAACAAAACCCACATGCAATGCAGTTCGAGCTAGGATTCCACCCAAAAAAGAACATTCTTTATCAGTACAAAacaattttcaaccaaaaaagaatagaaaaatcAGTACAGAACAGATTCCAACCAAATAACAACAGAAAAATCAGTAAACAACAGATTCCAACTAAAAAATAACAGATTCcaaccaaaaatgaaaagaaacaatGATATAATATGTACGTATACATCTATATTTGCGCCACCCACACAATAATACGATCTAGGGTTTTTAACGTATAAAACATAGCTTGGAAACTAGGGTTGGATACGATGTGGAAAAATCAGTATAGAAGTTCCAAAGCTTGATCTTCTTCGATGTGGAAACTAGAGTCTTCAGCAATCAGAATGCATGTTCAAGattggagaggaagagagagagtgtcgcCATGATCAAGTCAATTGCAGAGGAAAGGAAAAAGTGAAGTCTGCATTAGGGTTAATTAAGAAAGGGTACATTTGTCATTTCATTCCTTCCGTTAACGTCGTTTCTTGTTTTCTCGTTTTAAATATATGAGGGGGTAAGTATGGTCGTTTTTAAACGTTAGGGGGTGTTCGTGTCCAAACCGTATAGAAGAGGGGGTCTCCGTGTAAtttcacctcttttttttttataagcaaacaataaaaatttattaaaaaacttgacaaagggtacatcgagggaaggCCATTTATATACTTCAAAGATTGAAGTCCATAAAAAACttaggaaagagaaaagaaaaatacgaaAATTACATTCAATGATAATTGAATAAGTCCGAAAACAAAAGGCCCTCCAATTCCCATTATCAAAGGTTTGTCTTTCCACCAAAACTTCAATTATATGTCTTAGAAGTTataatttatatatgtattaATTTCCTAGTCAAAggttcatgtttcaccaataaATTGGACTCAAGCCATCTTCAATAATTTATCCTCAATCTCCTCCTATGATTTGAAGTCTTTTGACAATGTCTAATCCAAATAATCAATATGAATATCACCTAAATGTGAGTGTTGGCCAACTCAACAGAACCAGTGATCTCATGCCACTAGGAGGGTGGGGTGCGCGCAACCTCACATATATATTGAAGGTCTCTGTCCTCATATTAACCTCTATAATTTGTGTTCTTGTTGATACTTTTTTGGTCTTGAAATATAATAGTTTTCTTAAAATTTGGTTTGTAGGTCAAGTGCATTATGTGCAACCGCAGTTCTAATGTCGAGGTGAAGTTGGAAGCTTACCAATGGGCTCGGGTGACGATGCCTTCCGCCGGCTCAACGATGTTTGTTATTAGCATACATAAACATACACAAAACTTtttataagggcgcccttaccgtattacggtaaggacgtccctttcccgactaatttgcgatgatccgagccgctcaatgtgttcagaatgtgattttaagggtacccgcgataaattagcaaaaaaaaagaccggaaagggcttgatccgagcaatttttgtttgtattttatcgaacggttcaaataaaaactgctcaaatcaagcctttcccggtcttttttttgctgaattcttgcgagtacccttaaaatcacattctgaacacattgagcggctcagatcatcgaaatatGGTCAGGAAATGGGAGAAAAGGGAAAGCCTTTACCGTAATACGGcaagggcgcccttataagaagcgGACTGCATAAACATATACCtacaactttattttttttgtgtgtattttatatgtgtgtgtgtgttttttccTATCTTAAAGCAATCATTATTGTCGTCTATCTAGTGCTCTCACTGTGTAAACAAAAGTATCATCAGATTTGACATTATAGATGATGACCTAACTATTGATGACGAAGATGAGGAATGATTACCAAAGGAAGGGACTATAGAGAAGATTTGTGGGTTTAGACTCTATTAAGTGGGAGACCTGAGagaattatttatttgtttttgtataATCGTCGAGAAAAAGAGAGATAAGAGCAATTGTGTCctttttcaactaaaaaaaaaccacaaaacaGATATGAAGATGGTCAGAAATCATGACAAGGATAAATACTATTTTATTTCCTTACCGCTGTATAGAGAGAGATTTCCCATATTTTTTCCTTGGCTACAAACCTGCAATGCCCTGGACTTTGGAAAGTCCCCGCCAAATTGGGATTCTGCTATAAAGACAGACAATCAGAATTAGTTTGAGTGGAAACAGCAACAGCAGTAGCaatgggggagagagagagagagagagagaaatccaaGTACGAAGCCTGTCAGGCGAATCAACCATCGTCTCTATTTCGCCCTACAATTCAGTCCGAGACCTCAAGCTCCTCCTCCGTCGAACCTTCCCTCCCGCTTCTAGTTCCCCCTATTTTCATCTCTTCCTTaaggcatctctctctctctctctctctctctctccgtgtatgtgtgtgtgtgtgcgtgtgtgtctATATTCGTACACACCCCATATATGTATATCATCTGTGCAGAATGGAGGAATTTGTTGTCCAACCGAGTAATtggttgccgataaaaaaaacccTGAGTAGTTGGTTATTCTGTCTGggtttaaaaattattttagataATGCGTTTAAGCTTGAATTGTGTTATTTAATTCGTCTCAAGATGCCTGTTTGAGCAGCgtgattttttttctcattgtATATGTAACGGGGTTGTGGTTGGTTCAAGTTTGGGTTTTAAACCTAACGAGCTTCAACAATAAATTCAAGTTTGGGTTGTTTATGTTTTAGGTtgttccacattggttaattataacctccaaaattagtatatgTCTATACGAGCTTGGGTGGCTTCTCCACCCATTGCTAATtgctaattggttttgagttgaatgcttgaACATGATATATGAGCTCGgctttggaggcttttggacgGGCCTCTCTTGATTGATTGCCCCATTATTTGTGCCTTAAGTGAACCTTGTTTCATTGTTCATTGTGATCCCTATGTTATGGATCcattgtttacctctccacgtgttGGGGAGTTGTAGAGCTTGTtctacattggttaattataactttcaaaaatagtgtatgagcttgggcggcctcttcactcattaccaattggttttgagttataTTAACCACTTGATCTTGAGTGAATTTTTTATGGCCTGAACATTGTCAAGCTTTCCTGTTTGTTGCTTTCATCTCATTTTTTCACCTTGCTCTTTTGCTAGGGTATTATCTCAGCTTATTGATTGTCGGGGATTTTCGTTTTAGGTTAGATCCTCAAATCCGTCTTGTTTTTGGTAATCATCATTGCTGAAGATTTCTATGTTGCTTTTGCAATTGGTTCCATTGATTCTCTTGTCTGATTCTGGTTATTATTGCCTGCTACATTCTGTACTATGGTGGAAAATGTCTTTTGCTGTTTCCTAAAGTTGATTCTGTTATCTTATTCTGGTTCTTGTTGTCTGTTACACTTtacatgtccttttgttttTTCGCAGTCCTAATTGGAGAAGTTTTTATCGTTTTTGTTgattcttttgtctttttctgTTTCTTACTATCTGCTAAATCTTGTACTAGGGTGTAAAATTAGGTTTGCAGAGCAAGATAAGTTGCCACTCAATTGAGTCAGGAGAATTCATGGTTCTGGTTCCTTATATGAAGAAGGATCAGCAACAAACCCAGCTGCATAATAAAGCTTCTGCTAACTTGaaaggcaaaaatgaattttcaaCATCAAAAGCCTCTGGTTCGGTGAGGTCTGATATGATGCAAGACCTTTCTTTCCTACGCAACATACCCAGAGAGGAAAATCTATGTAGTGTTGTGTCCAACAGCATTCATTCTGCAGATAGAAATGAAGTGAGTGGGGGATCCTATATTAATACGTCTTCAGAACCCAAGGTGAAGAAAAGGTTCCATAGTCATAGACAGGAAGGTCACATAGATGACCTCGTAATCAGTATACTGGCGTCATCTGAAAACAGTCAGCTTGATCAACACAATTGCAAAAGATTTATGCAGCTTTTGGAATCAGTGAATTGTCTATCCAATCCGCATTCTGGCGACTGCGTGGTAAAAGAAGCACGTTTACAAGGCAATGGCAAGAACCCATCTGAAAATGAGAATGATTTGTGCCTCTGCCCCTCTTGGCTAAAGAGAATAATGAAGGCATTTTATTTCTTGAACGTTTATTCTGCCTATCTTCATATGCGACAGGAAATAGTCACCTTAACCTGTTTGAATGAATCACTGGACCAACTTGATAAATTAGGGCTTGAAGTTGGCATTGCTGATCTAGAGATTCTTTCTAATCTTTGTCCTAAGGTAAATTAGTTGAATTTCCAAAGTTAACCATCTGCTACGGTTTCTTAGGGAAAAAAGTTGAAATGCAATGATAGTTTCCAGCCTTGGTATTTTGACTTCTGTCATGATCTCTTGGTTTGATGTTGAATTTCAAGAGTGTCCATTTCATAGCCATGATAATGTACACCAATTAAATGTTGGTGTACAGTGTACACCCACCAGGTAACCCTGTTTGTTTGAGCCCCCTTTTGTGCATGGCTGTTTGCACTATTCACATGTTTTTACTGGCAAGGTGTCAAGTCGGTCATTGTTAGTTATATGTGATATGAAAGATGAAAGGCATCGAGAAATGCGTTCACCATGTCTCGTATGATATCCATCATCAAGTCCAATAAGTGTGTATGATGGTTTTATAGATGCACTGGTCTCTAAGAGCAGTATAAAAATTTTATTGGTTGCATTGGCGTTTTCATTGTGGGTGCACGCCTTTTGCTAATGTAATTTACACAATTCAAGTTCACATTCTCCACTCCATTTCTGCTCTCCTTGATGATCTAATATATGGATTATTGGTTACTCACCAAGACCATAGTACTGATTATGGGACTCAACTTTCTGCGCCATAAAATCTGCATTGTAAATGGCAATTCCTACTAGTTGATGATCTTGAGTTGTGACCACCATTTTTCTTGGAGTATACCTTCTATTTTCCTTATTGTCTTGCGATCTTCAGCACATTTTTTTATGTCCTTTACAGGTTGTACGCTTTGTTTACGACAAAGCAGGTGATGATGTGCTCGATGCCCTTGTTATTCTCAATTTGCCAGTAGAACAGAGACATCCAGTTGAAGGTACATCTAGTACAAGTATGAGCGGTGACATCTTAACTTTCATCTCCACTTTCGAAGTTGATTATGATTGCTAGATTTGCAAATAGTTAATGCATTGGCTTTATATTGATTTCAGCAGTTCAAAAATGTTTGCCTATGGCAAAGTTTGTCCAGGCTATGCAGAAAAGGGAAGGGTCATTCAAAACGGTTCTATGCAATGCTGTTAAATTGTATATGGTATGGTCACTACTCACTAGTTTTCAACTTCTCTTGCGGTTTGGAAATTTAGCAGGATAGCAGTTCTTCGCACAGGGACAGAAGCAGGGATTCAAGTTTGGGTGGGCAAATATTCAATagagttttgtaacttttgGAGAGATGAATTTTTACTACTACAAATTGTAAAAATGCTTTTAAAAAGATTGTCATAAATATTTTTGATGAACCTGTTCAATTTCTAAGATATGATCATCTACAACTATAAATGCATACAATCTTGTGCATCCCTATCCAtcttgaaatgaaaaataatattacaaaaaataaagtgttgctaaaaataataatgtttttaGAAAACCTCTTGGTTGGGTGGGTGTTGGATTTTTCAAAACGATGTTCAATGGGTAAacttacataatttttgaagtttttgaaaaacaagcTACTACTATAATCCTAGTAAATATTTGGAACGTTGGTGGGGCGGTCGCCCGACTCATCCGCCCCTCAATCCGTCCTTGTCTTCGCATCCATGCATGGTTCTCCAGGTGCATGAAGTTAGAATCAAACTCTTGGGTACATCCAAGAGGAGTGTGTGTTGTAGGGGATTATTCCCCCTTGATATGTAAGTGCAGTGTGTGCACTGTGGTGTGTGGgctgagacagagagagggtgAGCGAGAGTGTGAGCTGGTTGAGGCTCCTCCAACGGGGGGGAGCAGGGCTCCTCAGAGATGCCCGGAGAGACTGTCAAAGAGCCAccggagtgagggagagagagaggagtgatgGCAGCCGGGGAGGTTTTTTCATGTAAATTGTATTTGTTTTGTGAATAATACAATTACGGAGTTTTTCCTCAAATATCTCTCATTTGTGCTTGGTTTGTTTACGTGCTTGTGCTTGGGGTGCGGATTTGGGGGTTGGGGTCTCGACCCAACAGTTGTGTCAGAGCTGCGGTTGCAGATTGGGAGGTCACCGGAGAAGCACAACACTTTTCGAAAAAGCATGGAGCACCTCTCTTGCTAGGTTCTCGGTTGAGCCGTCTGAAAACTCAATCGGACTAGTAAGGCTTGTGCACCTCATTGAGACGAGTCTATAGGAGGTGACGGGGTCGAGTTTCGTCACCGGATGAAGGCTCGGGAGCCATTCGATCACAGCAGGCGGAGGCGGCGACGGCGGAGAGGCTGTTTTGAAAAGCCCGAGGTCGTGGATGATTGAAGACGAGTTTTGAGCAATGGGTTGTATTCACCTCGAGGAGACGATCACGGATTGGGGTAGCATGTCGCCGGAGGAGCTCggaggtggcggcaatggccaGTCGAAGGCAGCGGCGAGGCGACGAGGTACGTTTTTGAAAAGCCCGTACTCATAGTTACTTGGATTGAAGTTTGGAGCACAGGGTTAGATGCGTCTTGAAGAGACGATCTCGAGGGTGCTTGGAATGTCGCCGGAGGACACCGGAAATGGCCTCACGTGCCGGCCAAAGGTGGCGCGTGCGGGGCGAGTGAGATCTAGTCTCACGT
This DNA window, taken from Rhododendron vialii isolate Sample 1 chromosome 8a, ASM3025357v1, encodes the following:
- the LOC131298654 gene encoding uncharacterized protein LOC131298654, whose translation is MDDGLVAITSDKTMLDMFAMHKDNNSNVIDVYVHNPMMEHKKPSDEEESSLTKADHSGQIDDLIDLDDLVAPDDIAELDQGIIPTGPVDEDDESDKVWDRGDDNGDESGDNSDDDSFSGFIDSDEDDLEDDEEVEQGVGVVVINEPAIEIMNEEGELSDKSDDVRCLSNDEEEEEGGHKRKKKFIEFDEAKDIKNPKLVEVMVFPNVTAFRGLLKEFHIREGCEYTYLKNESSRVTVICQEKCGFRLHASPVHGEKSFQIKRLSANHCCTRKYIKYATSKWIAKKYMEGLTDEPNKKVKTLKNDVRRKWMLDVSSKKAYKVKKAALNVIHGNHEEQYLRLRDYCMILVKQNPGSTALLKVDRLVHEQAVVFQRLFICFDAQAKGFLASCRPFIGLDACFLKGPYGGQLMHATTRDGNNQMYPLCMAIVEAELKDSWVWFLENLLAIIGRPEERGWCFMSDRQKGLIEAFKQLMPNVEHRFCLRHMYANFNKTYKGKEYKAMFWGAASAYTIPEFNEKMAEIKNVDKKAHEWLLNEVPEVWARAYNNPRSMVNRMDNNMSEGFNTWISEARDKPIVTLVDTIRRQLMVRYVARLDYSSKFKGKLCPSIAKNVERKKVNARGLQVIYSGGSVFEVTSADKVYVVDIGEHSCTCRRWDLNGIPCTHGCTAIISHKAQPEDYVNDCYSTKTFMRTYSQRIYPIPDKSLWPTTECDPIMPPPIRTPIGRPKKARRKGVVEPQNPYKVRKHHITLMCRQCGTFGHNRRT